A stretch of DNA from Methanobrevibacter sp.:
GTCGTAAATGATAATGATGAAATAGGAAATAGGCATGTTAATAACTGTTTGTCAATAGCCTCAAAACTTGTGGACCATGAATTTTTATTTATTTTAAATGAGGACGAATCTGGACAGGATTTGCTCACCAAATCAGGTTTTAATTTTAAAGTTTATGATGGGGATGATGAATTAATGGGCATACTGGATGAGTTCGACCCCCACATTGTAATCAATGATATATTAAACACTTCTGTAGAATATATGTCTAAATTGAAATCACGAGGATATTTTGTTGTTAATTTTGATGATTTAGGTGATGGAGCCGAATTTGCCGATGTGGTGTTTGATTCATTATATGAACATGACTTAAGTGCTAATAATGTATATTCTGGTCAAAAGTTTTATGTTCTAAATGATGAGTTTTATTTCCAGCCTCAAAAAGTGATTACTCAGGATGTTAATAATGTTTTAATAATGTTTGAAGGTAAGGACTCTAAACATTTGGCTGAAACATTCACTGATTTAATCCTGTCAACCAACTATGAAAATAGAATCAATGGCATTGTAGATAGGGGATATGAAAATATTGACCAGTTAATATCAAAATACGAATTCAACCCTTCGGTTCAAATTTACCAGAATGTTTCTAATGTTAGCGACTTTATTTTTAAAGCAGATATTTTAATCACATCTGCATGTAAAACTATGTACGATGCTTGTTCATTGGGAATTCCTACAATATGTGTTTGCCAAGACGATTTGGAAACAACTCATGTTTTTGCAAACAATTCTAACGGAATTATAAATATGGGCCATATTGAATCTTTAACAAAACAAGATTTCATCAATCAATTTTTAGAATTGGTCGAACATTCTGATCTTAGAATTGAAATGAATAAGAAAATGACGTCTATTGACTTAAAACATGGATTTGAGAATATTAATGCTGTTATTCAGGAAGAATACAGAAACTTTGTCATGAAAAATTGAGGTGTTATTGTGAAGATATTTAATAAATATCCTTTTTTGATTGCCGAAATTAGTTTTAATTACTATGACTTGGCTAAAAAAGAAAATTTATCATATTTTCATATTGCAAAATTATTGGCTGAAAAATGCAGGGAATGTGGTGTTAATGGAGTCAATTTCCATGTTGGAGACTCCGAATTTTTACACTGTGTTTTCGAAGGTGAAGATTTAAATCAAAAGGATCAGTTAACCTATGATGAATATAAAAAATTGGCAGAGTATTGCAGGCAATTAGGCTTAGTTTTTATTATAACTCCTGCTAATGTGGAAATAGTTGATAATCTGGATAGTGTTGTTGATGCATACAAAATATCATCTTCTGATTTGACTAATGCTCCTTTTATCAATCATGTTTCAAGTAAAAATAAACCTATCTTGTTATCAACTGCAGCTGCAGATTTAAAAGAAATTAAAGACGCAATTATCTGCATTGAAAACAATTCTAATTTTAAAATTGTTTTAATGCATTCAGTTTTATCCTATCCTACACAGATGGAGGATGCTAATCTTTTAATGATTAAGGACCTTGCAAGAAATTTTGAAGATTATGATATAGGATACTCAGATTATACAATATCTGATAGCAACATGTCTATTTTGACAACTGCCTATAATTATGGTGCGGTTATTTTAGAAAAATATTTTACATTAGATAAATCGATTAAAAGTCATGAATTTGCTATGGATGAAAATGATGTTCTTATTTTCAGATTAAACGCAAAAACTATCTCAAAGATTAATGGTTATAAAAACAAACAGCCTCTGATTTGTGAATCATCTTCAAGAAAAAATATTAGAAAATCAATCGTTGCTAAAACCGATATTAAACATGGCGAATTAATCAGCGAAGGGGATGTAGAATTTAAAAGACCAGGCACAGGCATTCCACCCTCAAAAATAAATGATGTCATCGGTAAAAAGGCCAATAAGAATATTTCTAAAGGTTCTTTAATTGAATATGATATGTTATCATAATCATTTTAAAAAAAGAAAAAAATTAAATTTCTGATGAACAATCTGCTGAATGCTTGCTTATCAAAACAGCACATTTGTCGATTGTTTCAGAATCTAATTTAATTGTAGCAGTTTGGATTTTATGCAATAATTCTTCAACAAACAAGTCTTCATCAGTTAAAGGCATATTTATTACAACAACTTCATTATTGATAAATCCTACTAATGGTTCGACAAAACAGTTTTTAATATTGTTGTCGCTGAGGAAGTTTATTAAATCTTCACCTAAACTCAGGGCTTTTTGTTTGACTTTATTGTCTTGTGAAAATTTTGCCTGTTTAGTTGTGTATCTAAACCTTCTTCTGTTTTCAATATTTTGAACTTCTTCGATTTTATCTTCCTCAAATTCATTATTTCCAATTAGATTTAGATTTTCGTTTTCACTTTCTAATCTAAGTTTAGGATTGTATTTTTGTGAAAGCAGAGCATAAATTCCAGTTGGACCTACAACAACATGGTTAATTCCAGAAGTTGAAGTTGGAGTTTTAACATTGTAGAATACGTAAAATTCTTCCGGAAGAGTTAACAAGTGTTCTCTAATTATTCTTGTTCTTTCTTCGGCTTGTTCCACGTCTTTTGTTTTATAAATTCCATAACATAAGAT
This window harbors:
- a CDS encoding UDP-2,4-diacetamido-2,4,6-trideoxy-beta-L-altropyranose hydrolase, which codes for MFNNNKILVVIPAKGTSKRIPRKYVRLLNNKPLIYYSIDIAKSSQYVDDVVVTTDDFEISSISEKLGSSVIRRSVELSGDDVPLEAVVYDSMIQKEKLTFDEYDIVITMMPTSPLLKTETLDLAIEKFEDFNVESVVSVVEDKQLSWGYDENNKRYFPNYIERLSDEELPLSFRETGAVIASRRGLINESSIIGNHVDIINLSHEESVTVDDYDDWWVVEKYLQKKKVAIVVNDNDEIGNRHVNNCLSIASKLVDHEFLFILNEDESGQDLLTKSGFNFKVYDGDDELMGILDEFDPHIVINDILNTSVEYMSKLKSRGYFVVNFDDLGDGAEFADVVFDSLYEHDLSANNVYSGQKFYVLNDEFYFQPQKVITQDVNNVLIMFEGKDSKHLAETFTDLILSTNYENRINGIVDRGYENIDQLISKYEFNPSVQIYQNVSNVSDFIFKADILITSACKTMYDACSLGIPTICVCQDDLETTHVFANNSNGIINMGHIESLTKQDFINQFLELVEHSDLRIEMNKKMTSIDLKHGFENINAVIQEEYRNFVMKN
- a CDS encoding N-acetylneuraminate synthase family protein, which gives rise to MKIFNKYPFLIAEISFNYYDLAKKENLSYFHIAKLLAEKCRECGVNGVNFHVGDSEFLHCVFEGEDLNQKDQLTYDEYKKLAEYCRQLGLVFIITPANVEIVDNLDSVVDAYKISSSDLTNAPFINHVSSKNKPILLSTAAADLKEIKDAIICIENNSNFKIVLMHSVLSYPTQMEDANLLMIKDLARNFEDYDIGYSDYTISDSNMSILTTAYNYGAVILEKYFTLDKSIKSHEFAMDENDVLIFRLNAKTISKINGYKNKQPLICESSSRKNIRKSIVAKTDIKHGELISEGDVEFKRPGTGIPPSKINDVIGKKANKNISKGSLIEYDMLS